A window of Brevibacterium ihuae contains these coding sequences:
- the gyrA gene encoding DNA gyrase subunit A, with product MADDIENTQHTDSALPPEGNRVEQVDLNLEMQRSYLDYAMSVIVGRALPDVRDGLKPVHRRVLYAMYDGGYRPERSFNKCSRVVGDVMGQYHPHGDSAIYDAMVRLVQPWAMRYPLISGQGNFGSAGNDGAAAPRYTECKMAPLAMEMVRDIEEETVDFQDNYDGKNQEPVYLPSRFPNLLVNGSAGIAVGMATNIPPHNLREVAAGAQWLLQNPEATNAEALEALLGIIKGPDFPGGATILGRSGIEDTYRTGRGSITQRAVVEVEEIQGRTCLVVTELPYMVNPDTLAAKIASYAKDGKVAGIADMRDESSGRTGQRLVIVLKRDAVAKVVLNNLYKHTQLQDNFSANMLALVDNVPRTLSLDAFLRLWVKHQIDVIVRRTRYRLRKAEERAHILRGYLKALNALDEVIALIRRSPSSDEARTGLMELLEVDEIQANAILDLQLRRLAALERLKIEEEAAKIEQLIAEYNHILETPAKQREIVSAELSEVVDRYGDDRRTRILAGFDGDVSMEDLIPEEEVVVTITRGGYAKRTQSALYRAQHRGGKGITGARLRGDDVVDHFFVTSTHNWLLFFTNTGRVYRAKAYELPEGSRDAKGQHVANLLALQPGETIAQVLSIRDYEAADYLVLATRSGLVKKTRLSEYDSNRTGGVIAINLREMADGSPDELVSARLVGAEDHLLLVSRKGMSIRFTAGDETIRATGRATSGVTGMKFKDDDTLLTMDVMTEDTYVFVVTEAGFAKRTPIDEYRIQGRGGYGIKVAKITEQRGDLVGGLIVSDGEEVLVVMERGKVVRSSIDEVPAKGRNTMGVVFAKPGKNDRIIAVTRGPEQAVEDEAQTPVDDATVEAAVDALDPSDPASTATESEDEQ from the coding sequence GTGGCCGACGACATCGAGAACACCCAGCACACCGATTCCGCGCTCCCGCCCGAGGGCAACCGCGTCGAGCAGGTCGATCTCAATCTCGAGATGCAGCGCTCGTACCTCGACTACGCGATGAGCGTCATCGTCGGGCGTGCGCTCCCCGACGTGCGCGACGGGCTCAAGCCGGTGCACCGACGCGTGCTCTACGCGATGTACGACGGGGGGTACCGCCCGGAGCGGTCCTTCAACAAGTGCTCGCGCGTGGTCGGCGATGTCATGGGCCAGTACCACCCCCACGGCGACTCCGCGATCTACGACGCGATGGTCCGCCTCGTCCAGCCGTGGGCGATGCGCTATCCGCTGATCTCCGGCCAGGGGAACTTCGGCTCGGCCGGCAACGACGGCGCGGCCGCCCCGCGGTACACCGAGTGCAAGATGGCGCCGCTGGCCATGGAGATGGTCCGCGACATCGAAGAGGAAACCGTCGACTTCCAGGACAACTACGACGGGAAGAACCAGGAGCCGGTCTACCTGCCGAGCCGGTTCCCCAACCTCCTCGTCAACGGCTCGGCCGGCATCGCGGTCGGCATGGCGACGAACATCCCCCCGCACAACCTCCGCGAGGTCGCCGCCGGCGCCCAGTGGCTGCTCCAGAACCCCGAGGCGACGAACGCCGAGGCGCTCGAGGCCCTGCTCGGGATCATCAAGGGCCCGGACTTCCCGGGCGGAGCGACGATCCTCGGCCGCAGCGGCATCGAGGACACGTACCGCACCGGCCGCGGGTCGATCACCCAGCGCGCGGTCGTCGAGGTCGAGGAGATCCAGGGCCGCACCTGCCTCGTCGTCACCGAGCTGCCCTACATGGTCAACCCGGACACCCTCGCGGCGAAGATCGCCTCCTACGCCAAGGACGGCAAGGTCGCCGGCATCGCCGACATGCGCGACGAGTCCTCCGGCCGCACCGGCCAGCGCCTCGTCATCGTGCTCAAGCGCGACGCGGTGGCGAAGGTCGTGCTCAACAACCTCTACAAGCACACGCAGCTCCAGGACAACTTCTCCGCGAACATGCTCGCGCTCGTCGACAACGTGCCGCGCACGCTGAGCCTCGACGCGTTCCTCCGGCTGTGGGTCAAGCACCAGATCGACGTCATCGTGCGCCGCACCCGCTACCGTCTGCGGAAGGCGGAGGAGCGGGCGCACATCCTGCGCGGCTACCTCAAGGCCCTCAACGCGCTCGACGAGGTCATCGCCCTCATCCGCCGCTCGCCGTCCTCGGACGAGGCGCGCACCGGACTCATGGAGCTGCTCGAGGTCGACGAGATCCAGGCCAATGCGATCCTCGACCTCCAGCTCCGCCGCCTCGCCGCCCTCGAGCGCCTCAAGATCGAGGAGGAGGCCGCGAAGATCGAGCAGCTCATCGCGGAGTACAACCACATCCTCGAGACGCCGGCGAAGCAGCGCGAGATCGTGTCCGCCGAGCTCTCCGAGGTCGTCGACCGGTACGGCGACGACCGCCGCACCCGGATCCTCGCCGGATTCGACGGCGACGTGTCCATGGAGGACCTCATCCCCGAGGAGGAGGTCGTCGTGACGATCACCCGCGGCGGGTACGCCAAGCGCACCCAGTCCGCGCTCTACCGCGCCCAGCACCGCGGGGGCAAGGGGATCACCGGAGCCCGCCTGCGGGGCGACGATGTGGTCGACCACTTCTTCGTCACCTCGACCCACAACTGGCTGCTGTTCTTCACCAACACCGGCCGGGTCTACCGGGCCAAGGCGTACGAGCTGCCCGAGGGGTCCCGGGACGCCAAGGGTCAGCACGTCGCGAACCTCCTTGCTCTTCAGCCGGGCGAGACGATCGCCCAGGTGCTCTCGATCCGGGACTACGAGGCGGCCGACTACCTCGTCCTCGCCACCCGGAGCGGACTCGTCAAGAAGACCCGGCTGAGCGAGTACGACTCGAACCGCACCGGCGGCGTCATCGCGATCAACCTCCGCGAGATGGCCGACGGCTCACCCGACGAGCTCGTGTCCGCGCGCCTCGTCGGCGCCGAGGACCACCTGCTCCTCGTGTCCCGCAAGGGCATGTCGATCCGCTTCACCGCCGGCGACGAGACGATCCGCGCCACCGGACGAGCCACCTCGGGCGTCACCGGGATGAAGTTCAAGGACGATGACACCCTGCTCACCATGGACGTCATGACCGAGGACACCTACGTCTTCGTCGTCACCGAGGCCGGGTTCGCCAAGCGCACCCCGATCGACGAGTACCGGATCCAGGGCCGAGGGGGCTACGGGATCAAGGTCGCGAAGATCACCGAGCAGCGCGGCGACCTCGTGGGCGGGCTCATCGTGTCCGACGGCGAGGAGGTGCTCGTCGTCATGGAGCGCGGCAAGGTCGTGCGGTCCTCGATCGACGAGGTGCCGGCCAAGGGTCGCAACACCATGGGCGTGGTGTTTGCCAAGCCAGGGAAGAACGACCGTATCATTGCCGTAACCCGTGGCCCGGAGCAGGCCGTGGAGGATGAAGCCCAGACGCCGGTCGACGACGCCACCGTGGAAGCGGCCGTGGATGCGCTCGACCCGAGCGATCCGGCATCGACTGCGACGGAAAGTGAAGACGAGCAGTGA
- a CDS encoding IS30 family transposase, with product MPGPRLTVTERAQIEVLFGQGLSFPQIAARIGRDRSTVWREVARNNAYRGNSLAGAGSRHPRGSRAGAPGWGGAYRWVYSHAHAHRRALKRARRPRAMKLRPGWGKPYPALWHVVAEKLRCRWSPQQISAWLRTQYPQQPENHVSHETIYQAIYYQARGGMRQELARQVALRTGRGQRRSQSREAKAGRGAKPWTVDFTISSRPAEAADRAVPGHWEGDLVLGARGSSAIITLVERSTRFVMLGSLPSSRVSQEVIRVLIELMGQLPEHLRASLTWDQGAEMSAVADFRIATDCEVYFCDPHAPWQRGTNENTNGLLRQYFPRSTTDFRAISQAELDAVAAELNARPRKTLKWKTPAQALNEHLVATTP from the coding sequence GTGCCTGGACCCAGATTGACAGTGACGGAACGTGCGCAGATCGAGGTGCTCTTCGGGCAGGGATTGTCCTTCCCGCAGATCGCTGCTCGGATCGGCCGGGACCGGTCCACGGTATGGCGTGAGGTCGCACGCAACAACGCCTACCGGGGCAACAGCCTCGCGGGTGCCGGTTCCCGGCATCCGCGGGGATCGCGTGCCGGCGCACCGGGCTGGGGCGGGGCATATCGGTGGGTGTACTCACACGCCCATGCCCACCGACGGGCGCTGAAACGCGCACGCCGACCACGCGCGATGAAGCTGCGTCCCGGTTGGGGCAAACCCTACCCCGCGCTGTGGCACGTGGTGGCCGAGAAGCTGCGCTGCCGGTGGTCGCCGCAGCAGATCAGTGCTTGGCTGAGGACGCAGTATCCCCAGCAGCCGGAGAATCACGTGTCCCACGAAACGATCTACCAAGCGATCTATTACCAGGCCAGGGGCGGGATGCGTCAGGAACTCGCCCGGCAGGTCGCGCTGCGTACCGGTCGCGGTCAGCGCCGGTCGCAGTCCCGGGAAGCCAAGGCCGGGCGCGGGGCGAAGCCCTGGACGGTGGACTTCACCATCTCTTCCCGCCCGGCTGAGGCCGCTGATCGGGCGGTGCCCGGGCACTGGGAAGGCGATCTCGTGCTCGGGGCGCGGGGGTCCTCGGCGATCATCACGCTGGTGGAACGTTCCACCCGGTTCGTGATGCTCGGCAGTCTGCCGTCCTCGCGGGTCAGTCAGGAGGTGATCCGGGTCCTCATCGAGTTGATGGGACAGCTGCCGGAACACCTACGGGCATCGTTGACCTGGGACCAGGGAGCGGAGATGTCTGCCGTGGCTGACTTCCGGATCGCTACCGATTGCGAGGTGTATTTCTGTGACCCGCATGCGCCCTGGCAGCGTGGGACGAACGAGAACACCAACGGGCTGCTGCGGCAGTACTTCCCCCGCTCGACCACGGACTTCCGGGCTATCAGCCAGGCCGAGCTCGATGCTGTCGCCGCCGAGCTCAATGCCCGCCCCCGCAAGACTCTGAAATGGAAAACCCCAGCTCAAGCCCTGAACGAACACCTCGTTGCAACAACCCCTTGA
- the dnaN gene encoding DNA polymerase III subunit beta yields MNAESAGAVKFRVERDVLAEAVTWATKSLPQRPAVPVLTGILITADATGSVELSVFDYEVSSRVEIAAEVEIAGTLLVSGRLLADIAKALPNQPVTLERNGNKVDLTCGSSRFSLMTMPVEEYPALPAVPDTSGVVSAGEFSHAVSQVSIATSRDETLPILTSVRVEIEGDTVTLLATDRYRLAVREFRWNPRTPDISATALVRGRTLSDAAKAMGGDVEIALAESGGKDMLAFSSSGRVTTSLLVEGDYPKVRSLFPKDVPIHAVLETAALREAVRRVALVAERNTPIKFEFADGALTLRAGAGDDAQASESLPVEISGEDITTGFNPGFISEGLAAIDTPFVRFSMTEPKKPVVISGQQEIDGDYDPSYRYLLMPIIRF; encoded by the coding sequence GTGAACGCCGAATCCGCCGGGGCCGTGAAGTTCAGAGTCGAGCGCGATGTCCTCGCCGAAGCTGTCACCTGGGCAACGAAGAGCCTCCCGCAGCGGCCGGCCGTCCCCGTCCTCACCGGCATCCTCATCACCGCTGACGCCACCGGATCGGTCGAGCTCTCCGTCTTCGACTACGAGGTGTCCTCCCGCGTCGAGATCGCCGCCGAGGTCGAGATTGCCGGCACCCTCCTCGTGTCCGGCCGACTGCTCGCCGACATCGCCAAGGCGCTGCCCAACCAGCCCGTCACCCTCGAGCGCAACGGCAACAAGGTCGACCTCACCTGCGGGTCCTCGCGGTTCTCGCTCATGACGATGCCGGTCGAGGAGTACCCGGCGCTTCCCGCGGTGCCGGACACCTCCGGCGTCGTGTCGGCCGGCGAGTTCAGCCACGCGGTCTCCCAGGTGAGCATCGCGACCTCGCGCGACGAGACGCTGCCGATCCTCACGAGCGTCCGCGTCGAGATCGAGGGCGACACCGTCACGCTGCTCGCCACCGACCGCTACCGGCTCGCGGTGCGGGAGTTCCGCTGGAACCCGCGCACCCCCGACATCTCCGCCACCGCGCTCGTCCGCGGCCGGACCCTGTCCGATGCCGCCAAGGCGATGGGCGGCGACGTCGAGATCGCGCTCGCGGAGTCCGGCGGCAAGGACATGCTCGCATTCTCGTCGAGCGGCCGGGTCACCACCTCGCTCCTCGTCGAGGGCGACTACCCCAAGGTCCGCTCCCTGTTCCCCAAGGACGTGCCGATCCACGCAGTCCTCGAGACCGCAGCGCTGCGCGAGGCGGTCCGCCGCGTCGCCCTCGTCGCCGAGCGCAACACCCCGATCAAGTTCGAGTTCGCCGACGGGGCACTCACCCTGCGCGCCGGCGCCGGCGACGACGCCCAGGCGAGCGAATCGCTCCCGGTCGAGATCTCCGGCGAGGACATCACCACCGGCTTCAACCCGGGCTTCATCTCCGAGGGCCTCGCGGCGATCGACACCCCGTTCGTCCGGTTCTCCATGACCGAACCGAAGAAGCCCGTCGTGATCTCCGGTCAGCAGGAGATCGACGGTGACTACGACCCCTCGTACCGCTACCTCCTGATGCCCATCATCAGATTCTGA
- the gyrB gene encoding DNA topoisomerase (ATP-hydrolyzing) subunit B, whose amino-acid sequence MAAEENQQYDAGDITVLEGLEAVRKRPGMYIGSTSERGLHHLVYEIVDNSVDEALAGFCSHIEVTVLADGGVRVVDDGRGIPVAIHPTEGIPTLQVVLTILHAGGKFGGGGYAVSGGLHGVGSSVVNALSVRLDAEIHRDGFVWRQDYRRGVPTGEIVKGEATDRTGTMITFWPDDEIFDTTEFTFEVLRARFQQMAFLNKGLKISLRDERVEQVDDDDVQLEAEETAEWKPREVTYLYENGLLDYVAYLNSAKKSDLVNDEIIAFESEDTEQTIALEVAMQWTTAYNESVHTYANTINTHEGGTHEEGFRTALTSLLNSYAREQKLLREKDSNLTGDDVREGLTAVLSIKLGEPQFEGQTKTKLGNSEAKTFVQRVVRDELGHWMESNPNQAKEVVRKAIQASQARLAARKAREATRRKGLLESSGMPGKLRDCQSKDPSLSEIFIVEGDSAGGSAVQGRDAIHQAILPLRGKILNVEKARLDRALGNQEIQSLITAFGTGIGEDFDISKLRYHKIVLMADADVDGQHIATLLLTLIFRYMKPLVEHGYVYLATPPLYRLKWSNAPHDYAYSDRERDALLTEGRAAGKRLPKDMAIQRYKGLGEMNYSELWDTTMNPDHRLLKQVTLDDAARAEEIFTILMGEDVESRRRFIQENAKDVRFLDI is encoded by the coding sequence ATGGCTGCCGAGGAGAACCAGCAGTACGACGCGGGTGACATCACCGTCCTCGAAGGTCTGGAGGCGGTGCGCAAGCGGCCCGGTATGTATATCGGTTCGACCTCGGAGCGCGGCCTCCACCACCTCGTGTACGAGATCGTCGACAACTCCGTCGACGAGGCCCTCGCCGGCTTCTGCAGCCATATCGAGGTCACCGTGCTCGCCGACGGCGGTGTGCGGGTCGTCGACGACGGCCGCGGCATCCCGGTGGCCATCCACCCGACTGAGGGCATCCCGACCCTCCAGGTCGTCCTCACCATCCTCCACGCCGGCGGCAAGTTCGGCGGCGGCGGATACGCGGTGTCCGGCGGTCTGCACGGCGTCGGCTCCTCGGTCGTCAACGCGCTCTCGGTCCGCCTCGACGCGGAGATCCACCGCGACGGCTTCGTGTGGCGCCAGGACTACCGCCGCGGTGTGCCCACCGGCGAGATCGTCAAGGGCGAGGCCACCGACCGCACGGGCACGATGATCACCTTCTGGCCCGACGACGAGATCTTCGACACCACGGAGTTCACCTTCGAGGTGCTCCGTGCGCGGTTCCAGCAGATGGCCTTCCTCAACAAGGGACTGAAGATCTCGCTCCGCGACGAGCGCGTCGAGCAGGTCGACGACGACGACGTCCAGCTCGAGGCGGAGGAGACCGCGGAGTGGAAGCCGCGCGAGGTCACCTACCTCTACGAGAACGGGCTGCTCGACTACGTCGCCTACCTCAACTCCGCGAAGAAGTCCGACCTCGTCAACGACGAGATCATCGCCTTCGAGTCCGAGGACACCGAGCAGACGATCGCGCTCGAGGTCGCCATGCAGTGGACGACGGCCTACAACGAGTCCGTCCACACCTACGCGAACACCATCAACACCCATGAGGGCGGCACCCACGAGGAGGGCTTCCGCACCGCCCTGACCTCGCTGCTCAACTCCTATGCCCGCGAGCAGAAGCTCCTCCGCGAGAAGGACTCGAACCTCACCGGCGACGACGTCCGCGAGGGGCTCACCGCGGTGCTGAGCATCAAGCTCGGCGAGCCGCAGTTCGAGGGTCAGACGAAGACGAAGCTCGGCAACTCGGAGGCCAAGACCTTCGTGCAGCGCGTGGTGCGCGACGAGCTCGGCCACTGGATGGAGTCGAATCCGAACCAGGCCAAGGAGGTCGTCCGCAAGGCGATCCAGGCCTCGCAGGCGCGGCTCGCCGCCCGCAAGGCGCGCGAGGCGACCCGCCGCAAGGGCCTGCTCGAGTCCTCGGGCATGCCGGGCAAGCTCCGCGACTGCCAGTCGAAGGACCCCTCGCTCTCGGAGATCTTCATCGTCGAGGGCGATTCCGCCGGCGGCTCCGCCGTGCAGGGTCGCGACGCGATCCACCAGGCGATCCTCCCGCTGCGCGGCAAGATCCTCAACGTCGAGAAGGCCCGGCTCGATCGGGCGCTCGGCAACCAGGAGATCCAGTCGCTCATCACCGCCTTCGGCACCGGGATCGGCGAGGACTTCGACATCTCGAAGCTCCGCTATCACAAGATCGTGCTCATGGCCGATGCCGACGTCGACGGACAGCACATCGCCACCCTGCTGCTCACGCTGATCTTCCGCTATATGAAGCCGCTCGTCGAGCACGGGTACGTGTATCTCGCGACCCCGCCGCTCTACCGCCTCAAGTGGAGCAATGCGCCCCACGACTACGCGTACTCGGACCGGGAGCGCGATGCGCTGCTCACCGAGGGCCGGGCCGCCGGCAAGCGCCTGCCCAAGGACATGGCGATCCAGCGGTACAAGGGCCTCGGCGAGATGAACTACTCGGAGCTGTGGGACACGACGATGAACCCCGACCATCGCCTGCTCAAGCAGGTGACGCTCGACGACGCCGCCCGCGCGGAGGAGATCTTCACCATCCTCATGGGCGAGGACGTCGAATCCCGGCGCCGGTTCATCCAGGAGAACGCGAAGGACGTCCGCTTCCTCGACATCTGA
- a CDS encoding DUF721 domain-containing protein has translation MSIDPGDLTAAPAAALEALDRVRRMADSDFRPFFRSTRVSGGTVEPVYSGAKADPRDPQPLGAGLSRITRDHGWATSLNVGAVIGRWPELVGPDVAAHCTVEKFEPPVLVVRASSTTWATQLRIMTSLLLDRFERELGARVVEDLTVLGPAQRSWKRGRRSVAGRGPRDTYG, from the coding sequence ATGAGCATCGACCCCGGGGACCTCACCGCGGCGCCGGCGGCTGCGCTCGAGGCGCTCGACCGCGTGCGGCGGATGGCCGACTCGGACTTCCGGCCGTTCTTCCGCTCGACCCGGGTGAGCGGCGGCACCGTCGAACCGGTGTACTCCGGAGCGAAGGCCGATCCGCGCGATCCCCAGCCGCTCGGCGCCGGTCTGTCACGCATCACCCGCGACCACGGCTGGGCTACCTCGCTCAACGTCGGCGCGGTGATCGGTCGCTGGCCTGAGCTCGTCGGCCCCGACGTCGCTGCGCACTGCACGGTCGAGAAGTTCGAACCGCCCGTCCTCGTCGTCCGCGCCTCGTCGACGACCTGGGCCACGCAGCTGCGGATCATGACCTCCCTGCTGCTCGACCGGTTCGAGCGCGAGCTCGGCGCCCGGGTCGTCGAGGACCTCACCGTCCTCGGGCCCGCGCAGCGCTCGTGGAAGCGCGGCCGCCGCAGCGTCGCCGGTCGCGGACCGCGGGACACCTACGGATGA
- a CDS encoding DUF3566 domain-containing protein codes for MSDNDQKPGKVIRTSSGSTRLSAGGGKPRATDAGAGSPVGSGPAGAQSAGPATRVDAPPVSGPADRSPSGAPAGSLAGRQTGSAPTAVMDDAPAGASGSGAARAGAGAAGAAAGSGTQRSPLSSGGDGDADSPVRASSGGVKMGGKSKRKGPRTVRLTVAKLDPWSVMKMAFLLSVAIGIATVIAAVVLWLVLQATGTLQGLQSTLSEVAGTEGADQLLGLFSLGRVLSFSVILALVNIVLMTALSTLFAFLYNIGSSIVGGFHLTLTDD; via the coding sequence GTGAGCGACAACGATCAGAAGCCCGGCAAGGTGATCCGCACGTCCTCGGGTTCGACGCGGCTGTCGGCCGGCGGCGGCAAGCCCCGCGCGACCGATGCCGGCGCCGGATCGCCGGTGGGCTCCGGTCCCGCCGGTGCGCAGTCCGCCGGCCCCGCGACCCGGGTCGACGCTCCGCCCGTGTCCGGCCCGGCCGACCGCAGCCCCTCGGGAGCACCGGCCGGTTCACTCGCCGGCCGGCAGACCGGCTCGGCCCCGACCGCGGTGATGGATGACGCTCCAGCCGGCGCCTCCGGTTCCGGCGCCGCTCGCGCGGGCGCCGGTGCCGCTGGCGCGGCAGCCGGTTCCGGAACGCAGCGCTCGCCCCTGTCGTCCGGCGGGGACGGCGACGCCGATTCCCCGGTCCGCGCCTCCTCGGGAGGCGTGAAGATGGGCGGCAAGTCGAAGCGCAAGGGTCCGCGCACCGTGCGGCTCACCGTCGCGAAGCTCGACCCCTGGTCGGTCATGAAGATGGCGTTCCTGCTGTCGGTGGCGATCGGCATCGCGACTGTCATCGCCGCCGTCGTGCTGTGGCTCGTTCTTCAGGCGACCGGCACCCTCCAGGGTCTGCAGTCCACCCTTTCCGAGGTCGCCGGCACCGAGGGGGCGGACCAGCTGCTCGGCCTGTTCAGCCTCGGCCGCGTGCTGTCGTTCTCCGTGATCCTCGCGCTCGTCAACATCGTCCTCATGACGGCCCTGTCGACGCTCTTCGCGTTCCTCTACAACATCGGTTCGTCGATCGTCGGCGGGTTCCACCTCACCCTCACCGACGACTGA
- the recF gene encoding DNA replication/repair protein RecF (All proteins in this family for which functions are known are DNA-binding proteins that assist the filamentation of RecA onto DNA for the initiation of recombination or recombinational repair.), producing MWVSRLSLRDFRSYGSLDLELESGVTAFAAPNGWGKTNLVEAVGYLSGLRSHRVSQDAPLVRHERPEATVSALAHRGERQVTVEVTIKARGANRARINRRAVRTREVLGLLPSVVFAPEDLGLVKGEPADRRDYLDTLLVARQPRMSGVIADVERALRQRNALLKSLRATPDPALEATLDIWDQAFAEAAGQLVIGRRELLADLREPLAESFAYVAAEARSERRQAAVDYASRLDYAQVTTPEEAQAVIVTGLRDRRRPEIERGLTLIGPQRDEVQLTIGTMPAKGYASHGESWSLALALRLAGWELLAGGSEGREDQPVLVLDDVFAELDTGRRRRLAARVGQAEQVLITAAVGADIPENLEGRVVDLTEVTAP from the coding sequence ATGTGGGTATCCCGGCTCTCGCTGCGTGACTTCCGCTCGTACGGATCACTCGATCTCGAGCTGGAATCGGGGGTCACCGCCTTCGCCGCCCCCAACGGGTGGGGCAAGACCAACCTCGTCGAGGCCGTGGGCTATCTGTCGGGTCTCCGCTCGCACCGCGTGTCCCAGGACGCTCCGCTCGTCCGTCACGAGCGTCCCGAGGCCACCGTGTCCGCTCTCGCCCACCGCGGGGAGCGCCAGGTCACCGTCGAGGTGACGATCAAAGCCCGTGGCGCCAACCGGGCGCGCATCAACCGCCGGGCCGTCCGCACCCGCGAGGTCCTGGGGCTGCTGCCGAGCGTCGTCTTCGCCCCCGAGGACCTCGGTCTCGTCAAAGGGGAGCCGGCCGACCGCCGGGACTACCTCGACACCCTGCTCGTCGCCCGCCAGCCCCGGATGAGCGGCGTCATCGCCGACGTCGAGCGGGCCCTGCGGCAGCGCAACGCCCTGCTCAAGAGCCTGCGGGCGACCCCGGATCCCGCCCTCGAGGCGACCCTCGACATCTGGGACCAGGCGTTCGCCGAGGCCGCCGGGCAGCTCGTCATCGGTCGTCGCGAGCTCCTCGCCGACCTCCGCGAGCCGCTGGCCGAGAGCTTCGCGTACGTCGCCGCCGAGGCCCGCAGCGAACGCCGGCAGGCCGCCGTCGACTACGCCTCGCGCCTCGATTACGCACAGGTCACCACCCCCGAGGAGGCCCAGGCGGTCATCGTCACCGGACTCCGCGATCGGCGCCGCCCGGAGATCGAGCGCGGACTCACGCTCATCGGCCCGCAGCGCGACGAGGTGCAGCTGACGATCGGCACGATGCCGGCGAAGGGCTACGCATCGCACGGGGAGAGCTGGTCGCTCGCACTCGCGCTGCGGCTCGCCGGCTGGGAGCTCCTCGCCGGCGGGTCCGAGGGGCGGGAGGATCAGCCGGTGCTCGTGCTCGACGACGTCTTCGCCGAGCTCGACACTGGCCGTCGCCGTCGGCTCGCCGCGCGGGTCGGCCAGGCCGAGCAGGTGCTCATCACCGCGGCGGTCGGCGCGGACATCCCGGAGAACCTCGAGGGCCGGGTCGTCGATCTCACCGAGGTCACCGCACCATGA
- a CDS encoding M50 family metallopeptidase — protein sequence MVTEPLDLLDRAADPTALPGAPLVLVLAALVVALVLVVPGAVWRFTGIAVTIVHELGHGFAGLLTGRRAVTIRLSGDHAGLTTSHGRAASVPWTTFWGYPAPAVLGAGLVLGGVLGRAATVLAVCVVVLVLSLIFMRGALAWFAVPLTGAILLGLLWAAPDPWLTSAVVGIGLFLVCGAVRALANLSRRHARGRTEASDAQILRRETGVPAGAWIVLMWIVVLAGLAASGWVLWRVVAGA from the coding sequence ATGGTCACCGAACCCCTCGATCTGCTCGACCGCGCAGCGGATCCCACCGCTCTGCCCGGTGCCCCGCTCGTCCTCGTCCTCGCAGCGCTCGTGGTCGCCCTCGTCCTCGTCGTCCCCGGGGCGGTGTGGCGATTCACCGGGATCGCCGTGACGATCGTCCACGAGCTCGGACACGGATTCGCCGGTCTGCTCACCGGCCGGCGGGCGGTGACGATCCGCCTGTCGGGGGACCACGCGGGCCTGACGACCTCGCACGGGCGGGCCGCGTCGGTCCCGTGGACGACGTTCTGGGGGTATCCCGCACCGGCCGTGCTCGGTGCCGGCCTCGTGCTCGGCGGGGTGCTCGGCCGGGCAGCGACCGTGCTGGCGGTGTGCGTCGTCGTCCTCGTGCTCTCGCTGATCTTCATGCGCGGTGCGCTCGCCTGGTTCGCGGTGCCGCTCACCGGGGCGATCCTCCTGGGCCTGCTGTGGGCAGCACCCGATCCCTGGCTCACGAGCGCGGTCGTGGGGATCGGGCTGTTCCTCGTGTGCGGGGCGGTGCGCGCACTCGCGAACCTCTCCCGCAGGCACGCGCGCGGTCGGACCGAGGCGAGCGATGCGCAGATCCTGCGGCGGGAGACCGGGGTTCCCGCCGGGGCCTGGATCGTCCTCATGTGGATCGTCGTCCTCGCCGGTCTCGCGGCGTCCGGCTGGGTGCTGTGGCGCGTGGTCGCCGGCGCCTGA